The following proteins are co-located in the Engraulis encrasicolus isolate BLACKSEA-1 chromosome 2, IST_EnEncr_1.0, whole genome shotgun sequence genome:
- the zgc:173594 gene encoding ferritin, middle subunit, which produces METSQIRQNYHRDCEAAINRMINMELFASYTYTSMAYYFARDDVALPGFAHFFKENSDEEREHADKLLAFQNKRGGRIFLQDIKKPDRDEWGSGLEAMTCALQLEKNVNQALLDLHKISSEKGDPHLCDFLETHYLGEQVEAIKKLGDYVTNLTKMDSANNKMAEYLFDKHTLGGKS; this is translated from the exons ATGGAGACTTCTCAGATTCGCCAGAATTACCACCGCGACTGCGAGGCAGCCATCAACCGCATGATCAATATGGAGCTCTTTGCTTCCTACACCTACACCTCAATG GCATATTATTTTGCCCGTGACGATGTCGCACTTCCTGGATTTGCCCACTTCTTCAAAGAAAACAGCGACGAGGAGCGCGAGCACGCTGATAAACTGCTGGCCTTCCAGAATAAAAGGGGCGGGCGCATCTTCCTTCAGGACATCAAG AAGCCAGACCGGGATGAGTGGGGCAGTGGATTGGAGGCCATGACGTGTGCTCTTCAGCTGGAGAAGAACGTCAACCAGGCCCTCCTCGACCTGCACAAGATCTCGTCCGAAAAAGGAGATCCACAT CTCTGTGACTTCCTGGAGACTCACTACCTGGGCGAGCAGGTGGAGGCCATCAAGAAGCTGGGAGATTACGTCACCAACCTCACCAAGATGGACTCTGCCAACAACAAGATGGCCGAGTACCTCTTCGACAAGCACACCCTGGGTGGCAAGAGCTaa
- the syt5a gene encoding synaptotagmin Va produces the protein MRLVSVPGLRVRRAAEREEEEAPPPPPPPPPLHHSNHNFLNMKNKFFNELGHLPNHKLGMPMYAIGAIVVVCLALVGTFAFCIYKKCMGGSKKKGKKVRERKGGGRRRVKKDEGEGEEEKKEEGEGKEQEFFGKLEYSLDYNFNDNELVVGILQAESLPAMDIGGTSDPYVKVYMLPDKKKKFETKVQRKNLCPVFNETFKFKIPFNDLAPQTLVLQVFDFDRFGKHDLIGDIKIPMNSIDLGQPIHEWKDLDGGEKEEEEKLGDICISLRYVPTSGKLTICVMEAKNLKQMDLGGLSDPFVKLVLQHNGKRLKKKKTTVKEKTLNPYFNESFSFEIPFAQIQKIQLLVTVYDYDKLGSNDAIGKCWIGYGATGVGLRHWSDMLANPRRPIAQWHVLQPEEDVDAALKLPIR, from the exons ATGCGGTTGGTCAGCGTGCCCGGGCTGCGGGTGCGGCGTGCGGCCGAGCGGGAGGAAGAGGaagctcctccccctccccccccccctccccccctccaccactcCAATCACAACTTCCTCAACATGAAGAACAAGTTCTTCAACGAGCTCGGACACCTGCCCA ACCATAAACTGGGCA TGCCCATGTATGCCATCGGGGCCATAGTGGTGGTGTGCTTGGCTCTGGTGGGCACCTTTGCCTTCTGCATCTATAAGAAGTGCATGGGCGGCAGcaagaagaaagggaagaaggTGCGCGAGAGGAAGGGAGGCGGACGGAGGAGGGTGAAGAAGgacgaaggagagggagag gaagagaagaaagaagaaggagaagggaaggagCAAGAGTTCTTTGGCAAGCTGGAGTACTCTCTGGACTACAACTTCAATGACAATGAG CTGGTTGTAGGCATCCTTCAGGCTGAGAGCCTGCCTGCCATGGACATAGGGGGCACCTCCGACCCATACGTCAAGGTCTACATGCTGCCCGACAAGAAGAAGAAGTTTGAGACCAAAGTCCAGCGCAAGAACCTGTGCCCTGTCTTCAATGAGACCTTCAAATTTAAG ATCCCCTTCAACGACCTGGCTCCCCAGACCCTGGTGCTGCAGGTCTTTGACTTTGACCGCTTTGGCAAGCACGACCTCATCGGCGACATCAAGATCCCCATGAACAGCATTGACCTGGGTCAGCCCATCCACGAGTGGAAGGACCTGGacggaggggagaaggaggag GAGGAGAAGCTGGGTGACATCTGTATTTCCCTGCGCTATGTGCCTACGTCCGGAAAACTGACCATCTGCGTGATGGAAGCCAAGAACCTGAAGCAGATGGACCTTGGTGGTTTATCAG ATCCATTTGTCAAACTGGTGTTGCAGCACAATGGCAAGcgtctgaagaagaagaagacaacggTGAAGGAGAAGACCTTAAACCCCTACTTCAACGAGAGCTTCAGCTTTGAGATCCCATTTGCCCAGATACAG AAAATTCAGTTGCTCGTCACCGTGTACGACTACGACAAGCTGGGCAGCAACGACGCCATCGGGAAGTGCTGGATCGGCTACGGCGCCACCGGTGTGGGCCTCCGTCATTGGTCGGACATGCTGGCCAATCCCAGGCGCCCTATTGCACAGTGGCACGTCCTGCAGCCAGAGGAGGATGTCGACGCCGCCCTCAAGCTTCCCATCCGCTAA